One genomic segment of Aliarcobacter cibarius includes these proteins:
- a CDS encoding arginyltransferase, translated as MHILNQDLEFFEENRICSYFNNEVSDIRYRFINNCSIKDYQKKLERGWRRFGKIHFVPECKNCTKCVSMRIDVKNFKFSKSAKRVISKNKETKLYIRPPTVTKDHMELYDKYHSFMHDKKLWPYNPIDVDDYIKSYVEGNTEFAKEFLYVRDNKLIGVALVDVLPKSISAIYCFYDHDYDYLSIGKYSILSQIKIAKDLNIPYIYLGYWINKHHSMGYKEEYKPFEILKNRANMDEEPIWEEYKS; from the coding sequence ATGCATATATTAAATCAAGATTTAGAATTTTTTGAAGAAAATCGTATATGTTCATATTTTAACAATGAAGTTTCGGATATAAGATATAGATTTATAAATAATTGTAGTATCAAAGATTATCAAAAAAAACTTGAACGGGGTTGGAGAAGATTTGGAAAAATCCATTTTGTACCAGAATGTAAAAATTGTACAAAATGTGTTTCTATGAGAATTGATGTAAAAAATTTTAAATTTTCAAAATCTGCTAAAAGAGTAATATCAAAAAATAAAGAAACTAAACTTTATATAAGACCCCCCACTGTAACAAAAGATCATATGGAACTTTATGATAAATATCATAGTTTTATGCATGATAAAAAGTTGTGGCCTTATAATCCAATTGATGTTGATGATTATATAAAATCTTATGTAGAAGGCAATACAGAGTTTGCAAAAGAGTTTTTGTATGTTAGAGATAATAAATTAATAGGCGTAGCATTAGTTGATGTTCTTCCTAAATCTATCTCTGCTATATATTGCTTTTATGACCATGATTATGACTATTTATCTATAGGAAAATATTCTATTTTATCTCAAATAAAAATAGCAAAAGATTTGAATATTCCTTATATCTATTTGGGATACTGGATAAATAAACATCATTCTATGGGATATAAAGAGGAATATAAACCTTTTGAAATATTAAAAAATAGAGCTAATATGGATGAAGAACCTATTTGGGAAGAGTACAAATCTTGA
- the feoB gene encoding ferrous iron transport protein B — protein MKTNIIKIALVGQPNVGKSMLINSISNSKLKVGNFSGVTVEKKEVRFKYKNYQIQIIDLPGTYSLTNYSIEEKVVKKFLDNEKYDIILNVLDSTNLQRNLLLTSELLNLNKKMILALNMSDEAEKENIFIDEKKLSNYLKKPCIKVSAARKQGLHKLLDEIINTFSKEQESFNQFSAIKTTTQDEILTLKFNFVKNITKDCMSIIEQKQKTKTEKIDSILMHKFFGLPIFLLLMWSLFQLTFTLGEIPMGFIENISNSLIEYIKNLLGESQLSSLIGDGVIAGVSSVILFLPNIIILFLGIALLESTGYMSRVSFLLDGILHKFGLHGKSFIPLVTGFGCSVPAYMAARTLKNEKDRLLTLFIVGFMSCGARLPIYVLFVGAFFEKENAGNILFLIYISGAILGLFAAKFLRVVVFKGADEPFVMEMPKYRLPSTKLIYHAVTNKALMYLKKAGTFILAASILIWFMSNYPKHYDIESNFEQKIELTTSEEEKITLQNELSLYNLENSYLGKLGKFSEPFFAPLGFDWRMAVALETGLAAKEIVVSTLAILYGLGENNDENSTTLIENIKNNIPKEAAISFIVFVMIYIPCIAASMVFVREAGGWKYLAYLFVFTTTTAWIMSFIVYNISKVVLSL, from the coding sequence ATGAAGACTAATATTATAAAAATTGCTCTTGTTGGACAACCCAATGTTGGGAAGTCAATGCTTATTAACTCTATTTCTAATTCTAAATTAAAAGTTGGAAATTTTTCAGGTGTTACGGTTGAAAAAAAAGAGGTAAGATTTAAATATAAAAATTATCAAATTCAAATCATAGATTTACCAGGAACTTATTCTTTAACAAACTATTCGATAGAAGAAAAAGTTGTAAAAAAATTCTTAGATAATGAAAAATATGACATCATATTAAATGTTCTTGATTCAACAAATTTACAAAGAAACTTATTGCTAACAAGTGAACTTCTAAATTTGAATAAAAAGATGATTTTAGCTTTAAATATGAGTGATGAAGCAGAAAAAGAGAATATATTTATAGATGAGAAAAAACTCTCAAATTATCTAAAAAAACCTTGTATAAAAGTGAGTGCAGCAAGAAAACAAGGTCTACACAAACTTTTAGATGAAATTATAAACACTTTTTCAAAAGAACAGGAATCTTTTAACCAATTTTCTGCAATTAAAACTACAACTCAAGATGAAATTTTAACTTTAAAATTTAACTTTGTAAAAAATATAACAAAAGATTGTATGAGTATAATTGAACAAAAACAGAAAACAAAAACAGAAAAAATTGATTCAATTTTAATGCATAAGTTTTTTGGCCTACCAATATTTTTGTTGTTAATGTGGAGTTTATTCCAGCTAACTTTTACACTTGGTGAAATTCCAATGGGATTTATCGAAAATATTTCAAATAGCTTAATAGAATATATAAAGAATCTTCTAGGAGAATCTCAGTTATCAAGTCTAATTGGTGATGGAGTTATTGCTGGAGTTAGTTCTGTAATACTATTTTTACCAAATATCATAATATTATTTCTTGGAATTGCTTTACTTGAAAGTACAGGGTATATGAGTAGAGTATCTTTTCTATTAGATGGAATTCTCCATAAATTTGGTCTTCATGGTAAATCTTTTATTCCTTTAGTTACTGGTTTTGGTTGTTCTGTTCCTGCATATATGGCGGCAAGAACTCTAAAAAATGAAAAAGATAGACTTCTTACACTATTTATAGTAGGATTTATGTCTTGTGGAGCTAGACTTCCTATATATGTTCTTTTTGTTGGGGCATTCTTTGAAAAAGAAAATGCTGGAAATATTTTGTTTTTAATTTATATAAGTGGAGCAATTTTAGGTCTATTTGCTGCAAAATTTTTAAGAGTTGTTGTATTTAAAGGTGCAGATGAGCCATTTGTTATGGAAATGCCAAAATATAGACTGCCTTCAACAAAATTAATATATCACGCAGTTACGAACAAAGCTTTAATGTATTTAAAGAAAGCAGGAACATTTATTCTTGCAGCATCTATTTTAATTTGGTTTATGAGTAACTATCCAAAACATTATGATATTGAAAGTAATTTTGAACAAAAAATAGAACTTACAACTTCAGAAGAAGAAAAAATAACTCTTCAAAATGAATTAAGTCTATATAATTTAGAAAATTCATATTTAGGAAAACTTGGTAAATTTAGTGAACCATTTTTTGCTCCATTAGGATTTGATTGGAGAATGGCTGTAGCACTTGAAACAGGATTAGCAGCAAAAGAGATAGTGGTTTCTACTCTAGCTATTTTATATGGTTTAGGAGAGAATAATGATGAAAACTCTACTACTTTAATAGAAAACATAAAAAACAATATTCCAAAAGAAGCTGCAATTTCATTTATAGTTTTTGTAATGATTTATATACCTTGTATAGCTGCATCAATGGTTTTTGTTAGAGAAGCTGGTGGATGGAAATATTTAGCTTATTTATTTGTTTTTACAACAACAACTGCTTGGATTATGTCTTTTATAGTTTATAATATTTCTAAAGTAGTTCTATCTCTATAG
- a CDS encoding FeoA family protein: MSVNDLKVNRRAEITDIICDEILKNRLYSFGIIKGSTICVTAKSMAKKTVEIKINQSKVALRSSEASKIKVSYED, from the coding sequence ATGAGTGTAAACGATTTAAAAGTAAATAGAAGAGCTGAAATTACAGATATTATTTGTGATGAAATACTTAAAAACAGACTTTACTCTTTTGGAATAATAAAAGGTTCAACTATTTGTGTAACAGCTAAATCAATGGCTAAAAAAACTGTAGAAATAAAAATAAATCAATCAAAGGTAGCTCTTAGATCTTCTGAAGCATCAAAGATAAAAGTATCTTATGAAGACTAA
- a CDS encoding Fur family transcriptional regulator, whose protein sequence is MIDNYNEIIEELKKIVKQKGLKYTEQREIVLSILLQANGHLTAEEIYNQIKKDYPDTNVGIATVYRALSFLEEVALIASINFGTDGKKYESNIKSHHDHLICTECGKIVEFVDEEIEKRQEKIAKANKFKITDHSMQLYGLCEVCQ, encoded by the coding sequence ATGATAGATAATTACAATGAGATAATAGAAGAATTAAAAAAAATAGTTAAGCAAAAAGGTCTAAAATATACAGAACAAAGAGAGATTGTTTTGAGTATTTTACTTCAAGCAAATGGACATCTAACAGCTGAAGAGATTTATAATCAAATAAAAAAAGATTATCCTGATACAAATGTTGGAATTGCTACAGTTTATAGAGCTTTGAGTTTCTTAGAAGAAGTAGCTTTAATTGCTTCAATAAATTTTGGAACAGATGGTAAAAAGTACGAAAGTAACATAAAATCTCATCATGATCACTTAATTTGTACAGAATGTGGAAAAATAGTTGAGTTTGTTGATGAAGAGATTGAAAAAAGACAAGAAAAAATTGCGAAAGCAAATAAATTTAAAATAACTGATCATTCGATGCAATTATATGGTCTTTGTGAAGTTTGTCAATAA
- a CDS encoding transglycosylase SLT domain-containing protein, with protein MKIRLFLLVLLFVSNIFANEIDIKNLTPEQKERLKEIKKEGDAHGLGYTLMAIAIKESKLGEYMINLDTKDFGLYQINIKSALNRSNMKDTAWNRNILASKLVSDFNFATKNAIDELAYWQKFHKNDWSKIWGSYNAGFKFNSKEARAYSKEIALIIEKLRKIDV; from the coding sequence GTGAAAATAAGGCTATTTTTACTAGTTTTACTATTTGTTTCAAATATTTTTGCAAATGAAATAGATATTAAGAACTTAACACCTGAGCAAAAAGAGAGATTAAAAGAGATTAAAAAAGAGGGAGATGCTCACGGTCTTGGATATACTTTAATGGCAATAGCTATCAAAGAATCAAAGCTTGGTGAATATATGATAAATTTAGATACAAAAGACTTTGGTTTGTATCAAATAAATATAAAATCTGCTCTAAATAGAAGTAATATGAAAGATACTGCTTGGAATAGAAATATTTTGGCTTCAAAACTTGTTTCTGATTTCAATTTTGCTACGAAAAATGCAATTGATGAATTAGCTTATTGGCAAAAATTCCATAAAAATGATTGGTCAAAAATTTGGGGAAGCTATAATGCTGGATTTAAATTTAATAGTAAAGAGGCTAGAGCTTATTCAAAAGAAATTGCTTTAATTATAGAAAAGTTAAGAAAAATTGACGTATAA
- a CDS encoding carbon-nitrogen hydrolase family protein → MNLISLQIKTSNDFEKNLENLKNLIMSCKDNSIILAPELAIIGFAYDRMDEAAAFSEKIIEELKKLSENKAIALTTIIKENNKFYNRLFIFYKNKILHTQDKIKLFPLGEEDKYFTASKENSIKIIDINGLKIATLICFELRFPTLWEQIKGADVILNPAMWGIKRKDHYETISKSLALINQAFVIASNSANSNMGKGSAIISPFGELLRNDSKTILEAKFSKEEIEKVRRYINIGLS, encoded by the coding sequence ATGAATCTAATATCTTTACAAATAAAAACTTCAAACGATTTTGAAAAAAATCTTGAAAATCTAAAGAATTTAATAATGTCTTGTAAAGATAATTCAATAATACTAGCTCCAGAACTTGCTATTATAGGATTTGCATATGATAGAATGGATGAAGCTGCAGCTTTTTCAGAAAAAATAATAGAAGAGTTAAAAAAACTATCTGAAAATAAAGCTATTGCACTTACAACAATAATAAAAGAAAATAATAAATTTTATAATAGACTATTTATTTTTTACAAAAATAAGATTTTACATACTCAAGATAAAATAAAACTATTCCCTCTTGGAGAAGAAGATAAATATTTCACTGCTTCAAAAGAAAATAGTATAAAAATCATAGATATAAATGGTTTAAAAATTGCAACATTAATTTGTTTTGAACTTAGATTTCCAACTCTTTGGGAACAAATAAAAGGTGCTGATGTTATTTTAAATCCTGCTATGTGGGGAATAAAAAGAAAAGATCATTATGAAACTATTAGTAAATCATTAGCTTTAATTAATCAAGCTTTCGTAATTGCATCAAATAGTGCAAATTCTAATATGGGAAAAGGAAGTGCCATTATAAGTCCATTTGGAGAACTTTTAAGAAATGATAGCAAAACTATTTTAGAAGCAAAGTTTAGTAAAGAAGAGATAGAAAAAGTAAGAAGATATATCAATATTGGTTTATCATAA
- a CDS encoding response regulator transcription factor, which produces MLKDYKDIKVLYVEDDDVARENGVEYLENFFDKVFEASNAVKALQLYEQYKPQIIITDIQMPKINGLEFIKQIRQKDKKTQVIVITAFCNQEYLLKAIELQLVKYLIKPVNEKDFEEALMLCLNSLKEDSSNIIKFDEDSYFDIFNKTFVVKNEIIKLRAKEVLFLELLIKNKNRYVTYEEIESFVWFDSVMTKDALKTLVKNIKIKISKDIIDNLTNVGYKIAI; this is translated from the coding sequence ATGTTAAAAGATTACAAAGATATAAAAGTTTTATATGTTGAAGATGACGATGTTGCAAGAGAAAATGGTGTTGAGTATTTAGAAAACTTTTTTGATAAAGTTTTTGAAGCTAGTAATGCCGTAAAAGCTCTACAATTATATGAACAATATAAACCACAAATTATAATAACTGATATTCAAATGCCAAAAATTAATGGTTTAGAATTTATAAAGCAGATTCGACAAAAAGATAAAAAAACACAAGTTATAGTAATAACTGCTTTTTGTAATCAAGAGTATCTTTTAAAAGCTATTGAACTACAACTTGTGAAATATCTAATAAAACCAGTAAATGAAAAAGATTTTGAAGAAGCTTTGATGCTTTGTTTAAACTCTTTAAAAGAAGATAGTTCAAATATTATAAAATTTGATGAAGACTCATATTTTGATATTTTTAATAAGACTTTTGTTGTAAAAAATGAAATTATAAAATTAAGAGCAAAAGAAGTTTTATTTTTAGAGCTTTTAATCAAAAACAAAAATCGATATGTAACTTATGAAGAGATAGAGTCTTTTGTTTGGTTTGATAGTGTTATGACAAAAGATGCTTTAAAGACATTAGTTAAAAATATAAAGATAAAAATCTCAAAAGATATTATTGATAATCTTACAAATGTAGGTTATAAAATTGCAATTTGA
- a CDS encoding sensor histidine kinase, translating to MQFDITSILFYGITFGILIMTIVYTFVRYLYSKEIFYISYCFMQIFSLAYIILYSKIYITNSLIQELSLVFASIFALIFAINYYEGKFLPKISNYKELFFNTFLLNVVILTAFYHYILFEYLPYTIIYAILFISIIFNLKQGFKPTLIYVIGWSVFCILLFIFDFKDFYIKQGYFDLVLVVFAIEAMLFTISIAYKYNDLKKQNKEFEKMILQQSKFAKSGEMIANITHQFRQPLNNISYILINLKKRFESEKLDKFFFDKKINQANEQLTFLSKTIDDFKEFYLQEKEKDNFSVKESIQNAITILSADLKKHNIDLDLNFQTYEDIKVFGVKNELSQVILSLISNSIDVLKNRYKPKISINVFASSAEVIIEIIDNGGGIKQKNLKKIFEPYFSTKEEGTGIGLYLSKIIVEESFSGKIQVLNIKDGVKFSIFIEKAI from the coding sequence TTGCAATTTGATATAACTTCAATTCTATTTTATGGAATTACATTTGGAATTTTGATTATGACAATAGTTTATACATTTGTAAGATATCTTTATTCAAAAGAGATTTTTTATATTAGCTACTGCTTTATGCAAATTTTCTCTTTAGCTTACATAATTTTATACAGTAAAATTTATATTACAAACTCTTTAATTCAAGAACTATCTTTGGTTTTTGCTTCGATTTTTGCTTTAATTTTTGCAATAAATTATTATGAAGGTAAATTTTTACCGAAAATTTCAAATTATAAAGAGCTATTTTTTAATACTTTTTTATTAAATGTAGTTATTTTGACAGCCTTTTATCACTATATTTTATTTGAATATTTACCATATACAATAATTTATGCAATATTATTTATATCTATTATTTTTAATTTGAAACAAGGATTTAAACCGACACTAATTTATGTTATTGGTTGGTCAGTATTTTGCATACTTCTTTTTATATTTGATTTTAAAGATTTTTATATAAAGCAGGGGTATTTTGATTTAGTTTTAGTTGTATTTGCAATTGAAGCTATGCTTTTTACAATTTCAATAGCATATAAATATAATGATTTGAAAAAACAAAATAAAGAGTTTGAAAAAATGATTTTACAACAATCTAAGTTTGCAAAATCAGGTGAAATGATAGCAAATATAACTCATCAATTTAGACAACCTTTAAACAATATTTCATATATTCTAATAAATTTAAAAAAGAGATTTGAAAGTGAAAAGTTAGACAAATTTTTTTTTGATAAGAAGATAAATCAAGCAAACGAACAGCTAACTTTTTTATCAAAAACAATAGATGATTTTAAAGAATTTTATCTACAAGAAAAAGAAAAAGATAATTTTTCTGTAAAAGAATCTATACAAAATGCTATTACAATTTTAAGTGCAGATTTAAAAAAGCACAATATTGATTTGGATTTAAATTTTCAAACTTATGAGGATATAAAAGTTTTTGGTGTAAAAAATGAACTTTCTCAAGTTATATTATCTCTTATTTCAAATTCGATTGATGTTTTAAAAAATAGGTATAAACCAAAAATATCTATAAATGTTTTTGCTTCAAGTGCTGAGGTTATAATTGAAATTATAGATAATGGTGGAGGAATAAAACAAAAGAATCTAAAAAAAATATTTGAACCATATTTCTCAACTAAAGAAGAAGGAACCGGAATAGGTCTTTATTTATCAAAAATTATAGTTGAAGAGAGTTTTAGTGGGAAAATACAAGTTTTAAATATAAAAGATGGAGTTAAATTCTCCATCTTTATTGAAAAAGCTATTTAG
- the ccoG gene encoding cytochrome c oxidase accessory protein CcoG, with product MSYSKKRYLIYFFITIFVMITPFITINDNHLLLLSFERLQFHFLGVAYNVNELYVMPFLLMFLFIGIFAMTSIWGRVWCGWACPQTIFRVIYRDLIESTILDLRRIKNKQKDIDYKKKSNQIKKYVSIFLWIVISLIISSNFMLYFVPPEDFFKYLQDPLNHSFMIIFILSIAFFLVYDIVFMKENFCVYICPYSRIQSVLYDDNTKQVTYDFNRGGKVYENGVQSIFKINQWKNSEECTTCDACVKICPTHIDIRKGLQVECINCLECSDACSTVMGKLGKSSLINWGSTNKVLTNKNISIFTKKNITYFASLFLSIFLAFFFSLEKEQFLVNVNKTTELYKINEDKKIVNNYILTIHNTQDTPLTFDIKLKDENNFRIKRFEEISLEGGKKAKKVLIIESLNDLKDIQNKNIPIFIEVYTKEKDFKVIKKLNFSKS from the coding sequence ATGTCTTATTCAAAGAAAAGATATTTAATTTATTTTTTTATTACAATATTTGTAATGATTACACCATTTATTACCATAAATGACAATCATCTTTTATTGCTATCATTTGAAAGGTTACAGTTTCATTTTTTAGGAGTTGCATATAACGTAAATGAACTTTATGTAATGCCATTTTTACTAATGTTTTTATTTATAGGAATATTTGCAATGACTTCAATTTGGGGTAGAGTTTGGTGTGGATGGGCATGTCCACAAACTATATTTAGAGTAATTTATAGAGACCTAATCGAAAGTACTATTTTAGATTTAAGAAGAATTAAAAATAAACAAAAAGATATAGATTACAAGAAAAAATCAAATCAAATTAAAAAATATGTATCTATATTTTTATGGATTGTTATCTCTTTAATTATATCTTCAAACTTTATGCTTTATTTTGTACCACCTGAAGATTTCTTCAAATACTTACAAGACCCTTTAAATCATAGTTTTATGATTATATTTATACTTAGTATAGCTTTCTTTCTAGTGTATGATATTGTTTTTATGAAAGAAAATTTTTGTGTATATATTTGTCCTTATTCAAGAATACAATCTGTTTTATATGATGATAATACAAAACAAGTAACTTATGATTTCAATCGTGGTGGAAAAGTTTATGAAAATGGTGTTCAATCTATTTTTAAAATTAATCAATGGAAAAATAGTGAAGAGTGTACAACTTGTGATGCTTGTGTAAAAATTTGTCCTACACATATTGATATTAGAAAAGGACTTCAAGTTGAATGTATAAATTGTCTTGAATGTAGTGATGCTTGTAGCACAGTTATGGGAAAACTTGGAAAATCTAGTTTAATAAATTGGGGAAGTACAAATAAAGTTTTAACTAATAAAAATATCTCAATATTTACTAAAAAAAATATAACTTATTTTGCTTCACTATTTTTATCTATTTTTCTAGCATTTTTCTTTTCGCTTGAAAAAGAGCAATTTTTAGTAAATGTAAATAAAACAACAGAACTTTACAAAATTAACGAAGATAAAAAAATTGTAAATAATTACATTTTAACTATTCATAATACTCAAGATACACCTTTGACTTTTGACATTAAATTAAAAGATGAAAATAATTTTAGAATAAAAAGATTCGAAGAAATTTCACTTGAAGGTGGTAAAAAAGCCAAAAAGGTTCTTATAATAGAGAGTTTAAATGATTTAAAAGATATTCAAAATAAAAATATTCCTATTTTTATAGAAGTTTACACAAAAGAGAAGGATTTTAAAGTTATTAAAAAATTAAATTTCTCAAAATCTTAA
- a CDS encoding LolA-like protein produces MYKKFIFSSILFASSMFAAQSKAYDVKSGIIEYAIVAESQNKKDYIKGSSKLYFKDFGDLEITDTTMIQKVFEEEEKEREIVKISKDTMFIVNFDDQMIYSSKVAADENGSSRLLLNKENLQKMGATFIGTEVVLGYKCDVWQLGDDRIWSYNGVPLRQISKSSSGMQMEEAKIANFNIDIKDDKFKLPNFPVKQMDEIFINEDGEGDF; encoded by the coding sequence ATGTATAAGAAATTTATTTTTAGTTCAATTCTTTTTGCATCCTCTATGTTTGCAGCTCAAAGTAAAGCTTATGATGTAAAATCAGGAATTATAGAATATGCAATAGTTGCAGAAAGTCAAAATAAAAAAGATTATATAAAAGGAAGCAGTAAATTATATTTTAAAGATTTTGGTGATTTAGAGATAACTGATACAACTATGATTCAGAAAGTTTTTGAAGAAGAAGAAAAAGAGAGAGAAATAGTAAAAATATCAAAAGATACAATGTTTATTGTTAATTTTGATGATCAAATGATATACTCATCAAAAGTTGCTGCAGATGAAAATGGTTCTAGTAGACTTCTTTTAAATAAAGAAAATCTTCAAAAAATGGGAGCTACTTTTATTGGAACAGAGGTTGTTTTAGGTTATAAATGTGATGTTTGGCAACTTGGTGATGATAGAATCTGGTCATATAATGGTGTTCCTTTAAGACAAATTAGTAAATCATCTAGTGGTATGCAAATGGAAGAAGCAAAAATAGCAAATTTCAATATTGATATAAAAGATGATAAATTTAAATTACCAAATTTCCCAGTAAAACAAATGGACGAAATATTTATAAATGAAGATGGTGAAGGAGATTTTTAA
- a CDS encoding sensor domain-containing diguanylate cyclase: MKIINDTLELDSYELTIFEHSYNAIIITTPYLDDEHPKILYANQAFLKMTGYSIEEIINKTPRILQGEKTDRKVLQRLKECLIKEEHFEGKAINYRKDGKEYWVEWNISPVYDNDKKLIAFLSIQKDISILNEIKLFQTAIDQNNVSIALFNTSGDYIYVNKAYAQRTGYSIQELIGNNPRILKSGYHTENFYKKLWENLLNKSPFSRIFCNKNAYGELYYEKQTITPIIEQNQIIGFVIIGKNYDKEQEHKEQLEEDLFTDELTKLYNKRAFDKKFNTAVEDYFLNKKAFSMMFIDLDNFKQVNDNMGHDKGDEALKEVANFLRDNLRKSDEIFRFGGDEFIILLYEPNKNNASKISSKLEELFNNSSIAINYKIGMSIGYKEYRGENIEFFFKETDKQMYNRKKTKKVLKKEFI; encoded by the coding sequence ATGAAAATAATTAACGATACTTTAGAACTTGACTCATATGAACTTACAATATTTGAACATTCATATAATGCTATTATTATAACAACTCCTTATTTAGATGATGAGCATCCTAAAATCTTATATGCTAATCAGGCTTTTTTAAAGATGACTGGTTATTCAATTGAAGAAATTATAAATAAAACTCCAAGAATATTACAAGGTGAAAAAACTGACAGAAAGGTACTTCAAAGGTTAAAAGAGTGTTTAATTAAAGAAGAACATTTTGAAGGTAAAGCGATAAACTACAGAAAAGATGGAAAAGAGTATTGGGTAGAATGGAATATATCGCCTGTATATGATAATGATAAAAAACTTATAGCATTTCTTTCTATCCAAAAAGATATATCTATTTTAAATGAAATTAAATTATTTCAAACAGCAATAGACCAAAATAATGTTTCTATAGCTCTTTTTAATACTAGTGGAGATTATATTTATGTTAATAAAGCCTATGCTCAAAGAACAGGTTACAGTATACAAGAACTTATAGGAAATAATCCAAGAATATTAAAATCAGGTTATCATACAGAAAACTTTTATAAAAAATTATGGGAAAATCTTTTAAATAAAAGTCCATTTAGTAGAATTTTTTGTAATAAGAATGCTTATGGTGAGTTATATTATGAAAAACAAACTATAACACCTATAATAGAACAAAATCAGATTATAGGGTTTGTTATTATTGGTAAAAATTATGATAAAGAACAAGAACATAAAGAGCAGTTAGAAGAAGATTTGTTTACTGATGAGCTTACAAAACTTTATAATAAAAGAGCTTTTGATAAAAAATTTAATACGGCTGTAGAGGATTATTTTTTAAATAAAAAAGCTTTTAGTATGATGTTTATAGATTTAGATAATTTTAAACAAGTTAATGACAATATGGGGCATGATAAAGGAGATGAAGCTTTAAAAGAAGTTGCTAATTTTTTAAGGGATAATCTTAGAAAAAGTGATGAGATTTTTAGATTTGGTGGGGATGAGTTTATAATTTTACTTTATGAACCAAATAAAAATAATGCTTCAAAAATATCTTCAAAACTTGAAGAATTATTTAATAATTCAAGTATTGCTATAAACTATAAAATAGGGATGAGTATTGGGTATAAAGAGTATAGAGGAGAAAATATAGAGTTCTTTTTTAAAGAGACAGATAAGCAAATGTACAATAGAAAGAAAACAAAAAAAGTCTTAAAAAAAGAATTTATATAA
- a CDS encoding NUDIX domain-containing protein: MIKTPFLAVDGIIKLYDENENFKGIVLIERLNKPFGIAIPGGFVDIGETVEDAVVREMKEETALDISIESLLGVYSDPKRDERFHTASVVYVCKAYGNPIAQDDAKEVFVYKLDEIPLDKLVFDHKKIILDFLNFLE, translated from the coding sequence GTGATAAAAACACCTTTTTTAGCAGTAGATGGAATAATAAAGCTATATGATGAGAATGAAAATTTTAAAGGAATTGTTTTAATCGAAAGATTAAATAAGCCTTTTGGGATTGCTATTCCTGGTGGATTTGTTGATATTGGAGAAACTGTTGAAGATGCAGTTGTAAGAGAAATGAAAGAAGAGACTGCATTAGATATTTCTATTGAATCATTATTAGGAGTTTATTCAGATCCAAAAAGAGATGAGAGATTTCATACTGCATCGGTTGTTTATGTTTGTAAAGCTTATGGAAATCCTATTGCACAAGATGATGCAAAAGAGGTATTCGTGTATAAATTAGATGAGATACCTCTTGATAAATTAGTTTTTGACCATAAAAAAATTATTTTGGATTTTCTAAACTTTCTTGAGTAA